GCCGTGATGCTGCGCAGTAGCATACTCGCATTGCCCTATCCCTTATTGGTGAGGCAGTGGCCATATTGCAGGACTAACATCATCTCCCATTTCTATTGTGAGCACATAGctgtggtgaagctggcctgcgCTGACATCAGCATCAATAGTTACTATGGCCTGTTTGATCTTCTCTCTGTGATCGGAATGGATGTGTTTTTTATCACCATGTCCTATATtcagatcctccgggccatcttccgcctccccacaaaggatgccTGGCTCAAAACTTTTGGGACCTGCATCTCTCATCTTTTTGCCATCTCAGCTTTGTACCTCCCAGATTTATTCCTCTTTCTCGTGCTGCGGTTTGGCCACAATGTGCCACTGCATGTCCTCGTTCTCATTACCTGTGTGTACAACCTCGTTCCCCCTGTGCTGCACCCCATCATTTATggggtgaggaccaaacagatctgggacaggctgctccagctctttgCTTATAAAGAGACCTAAATGTTttctcctggtgctctggtgTATTGCTGGGGCCTCTTCCTTGAATCACTTCCTGGACAGACAGAGACATTAAACCCTTTCCTCTCCTGACTGTGCTGTGTCAATGTGATGAACTGGGGAGTCAGTCTATGCACACTACACTGGGTGACCACCTTTCTAATTTCTGGTAGCTGAATCCCTGAAATTGCAATCTTACCCCATTTCTTCTGTCAAGTCTTGCCCCTGCTGTGTGTCTTctccccaatgccctgcccccatctct
This is a stretch of genomic DNA from Gopherus evgoodei ecotype Sinaloan lineage unplaced genomic scaffold, rGopEvg1_v1.p scaffold_50_arrow_ctg1, whole genome shotgun sequence. It encodes these proteins:
- the LOC115643051 gene encoding olfactory receptor 52E2-like, with translation MSDSNTTDFSNPSTFILLGIPGLESAHIWISIPFCAMYAIAVLGNFTILFIVKRKPSLHVPMFYFLCMLAVTDLILCTSTLPKMLSIFWFNSREISFSACLTQMYFIRCFLVMESGILVAMAFDRYVAICDPLRHSTILTNSVVVTIGLAVMLRSSILALPYPLLVRQWPYCRTNIISHFYCEHIAVVKLACADISINSYYGLFDLLSVIGMDVFFITMSYIQILRAIFRLPTKDAWLKTFGTCISHLFAISALYLPDLFLFLVLRFGHNVPLHVLVLITCVYNLVPPVLHPIIYGVRTKQIWDRLLQLFAYKET